One Cucurbita pepo subsp. pepo cultivar mu-cu-16 chromosome LG11, ASM280686v2, whole genome shotgun sequence DNA window includes the following coding sequences:
- the LOC111805528 gene encoding sucrose transport protein SUC1-like yields MEHGDIVSKGKGKGKGKGKGKGVLSHPSSSYKHIIIVAAIASGLQFGWPIRLPTSGLEPFQSFLQIPTRGKLLVSAVSGPLDAAFGGGNLPAFVMGGIAAFASSMCAIFLLPDPPPQSDVSLTMGGAH; encoded by the exons ATGGAGCATGGAGATATTGTGAGCAAGGGCAAGGGCAAGGGCAAGGGCAAGGGCAAGGGCAAGGGCGTGCTCTCCCATCCTTCAAGTTCCTACAAACATATCATAATAGTTGCGGCCATTGCATCCGGACTCCAATTTGGTTGGCCCATCCGCCTCCCAACGTCAGGGCTGGAGCcttttcaatcttttcttcaaattccaaCGCGGGGCAAG CTTTTAGTGTCGGCAGTTAGTGGTCCCTTAGACGCAGCCTTCGGGGGAGGGAACTTACCGGCGTTCGTGATGGGTGGAATTGCGGCCTTTGCAAGCTCCATGTGTGCCATCTTCCTTCTCCCCGACCCACCACCTCAGTCTGATGTCTCCTTAACAATGGGCGGTGCCCATTGA